The following coding sequences lie in one Bacillus rossius redtenbacheri isolate Brsri chromosome 13, Brsri_v3, whole genome shotgun sequence genomic window:
- the LOC134538566 gene encoding uncharacterized protein LOC134538566 — translation MAAEEVLRRQRAAQHEAMACAVQLHERNTQLQAAMRAVDRAVLTVRVDYEMEMARMEKVLTSTRNRLEATQQEVAMWQEEVQCCVTANHALQLQLASSQRDARSLLAQLHEHIKEQEDLQRKYEDATSSHKDFMITERQLLKINEILRKRIFELETISKK, via the exons ATG GCGGCTGAGGAGGTTCTACGGAGGCAGCGGGCGGCCCAGCACGAGGCTATGGCATGCGCCGTGCAGCTTCACGAGAGGAACACTCAGCTGCAGGCGGCAATGCGTGCTGTTGACCGTGCTGTACTGACTGTGCGCGTGGATTACGAAATGGAGATGGCCCGAATGGAGAAAGTGTTAACAAGTACGCGGAATCGCCTTGAGGCCACGCAGCAGGAGGTGGCTATGTGGCAGGAGGAGGTGCAGTGCTGTGTTACAGCTAATCATGCTCTCCAGCTTCAGCTAGCGAGCTCTCAGCGGGACGCCCGAAGCCTTCTGGCTCAGCTGCACGAGCACATCAAG GAACAAGaagatctccaaagaaaatatgAAGATGCCACTTCGTCACATAAAGATTTCATGATTACGGAGAGACAGCTGTTGAAGATTAATGAAATTCTTCGTAAAAGGATTTTTGAACTAGAAACTATaagcaaaaaataa
- the LOC134538053 gene encoding uncharacterized protein LOC134538053, whose product MDYFAGFQYRVGQMYVGLYMGLFMARLVQWYPVPVMAALSGALVVWVALVWLVLDEPSYPLLQLSHFLLRFPMTVVFLVVGIVAGSFCDESGRCLYRADPPAPP is encoded by the exons ATGGACTACTTCGCAGGCTTCCAGTACCGGGTGGGCCAGATGTACGTGGGCCTGTACATGGGGCTGTTTATGGCGAG GCTGGTGCAGTGGTACCCGGTGCCAGTGATGGCGGCACTGAGTGGCGCTCTGGTGGTGTGGGTGGCACTGGTGTGGTTGGTGCTGGACGAGCCCTCGTATCCGCTGCTGCAGCTGTCGCACTTCCTGCTGCGCTTCCCAATGACGGTGGTGTTCCTGGTGGTGGGCATCGTGGCCGGGAGCTTCTGCGACGAGTCTGGCCGCTGCCTGTACCGCGCCGACCCCCCCGCCCCGCCGTGA